Within Engraulis encrasicolus isolate BLACKSEA-1 chromosome 8, IST_EnEncr_1.0, whole genome shotgun sequence, the genomic segment cccaaatgccactgcagagttgcgcgcctactcggtcacgttataggctaattattatgctacaacatgctaattggtagtcgttgtagctcgtaagttttaaaaaacttgcctcatagcgttcttgcagactaatagcctacgatgtaggatagtttgggaacctggcgaaaatgcctgtcaaataataagtcaatagccttacctcacccgacactgacacagcctgaccacccgcctcgaaatgcaacacacagacaacattgtgagtatccacgatttgtgaatgtattgatattgtctcgtcgtgttagaaaagggcttccattcagtcgcgctgcatgttcgacgagatgcataactcgttatagcaatagagctcttcagcgttgacgtcaacttgtatgcggcgtttggactaccggttcgatggcgattttttacattgcaaaacgccatagaggttcaggtttggcaaaaatataagttgcacggcaacaacaaacattagcgtgtccccgcatccctttctcattagtggaacggatcgtatcatcatgttggtgtattcacatgttaaatcatgacgattataattcaatattgctaacccctttctgatcattaaaacttccgaactacatactttcctttggttgccatgggtacaaccctccgcacgtacatgccgttagatacaggcgccgcttctgtagtcgccaaaagcttccgggtttagcatatggacgaaacatcgtatttatgtcgaagtttgacacaaaatgatcaaccatgtcatacctacagcctatttttaacaccctcgacagtttgcgggggttcgctaagcgcgtgcttgcattcggagcttatttgaaatttacccctattcattctcaatggaggccggaagccgatacgaaccaggaagtccttaaatgctaacattaaagactacaatctactacatgcttccgcgttactgaagaactctattgactactaaagtagcactgtatcaataccttggaaaataagttaatatgagagaagggaaatgctttgcccaagttttccttcattctttcatttaccacaagacttggttaaccaagaagtccgttggcctgcgcccgttattttctcgctctctctctccctgcttgtccctccaccattgcacaggagcagtcactgtctcactctccgcacctcctccaaataatgaaattgaaatgaacgatgatgtcgccacaaatacgactgttcgatgaagacctaggactactacagtttcttacaataatgatttaatggcaatgacgatgttgcctcTCAATCGcccttcattaaaacattcatatcgcctcaggtgtctacatcctcgcgtaaaacaaaaaagtgagtaaatagaatgtttgcaagccagaaccttcatcccaatgaaatatggtctacaacggatgatggaaaggaatcaaaaaagtaaacgggacataggcctacaggagttaaaatagcagtgtcaggcaactgacagctggacaagttttgccagaaacggtaggctattacgcatcatatcctcatttcggtgacggtcagtataattggctcattaatgctttatATTTCATTGTAACTTTAGTTGTATgcctcactccactatcgtccttggcattgttccaacaacgtttatgacgaaatctggcacatgtggggggttgggggtgtctgacataaaaaaataaaatgaaaaaaaaaattgggaaaaaaaataaaaaatccgaccgacccatgaccaaagttgacaaccaaccggaaccaaactttttaTTTTCTTAGGCCCGAGAAGCACTGTAGGCTACTAATGCACACACTACTAAATGGtaacgtttgggaacccctgtgttaGAGCCATATCTCAACTACATAAGTTAATGACCAAACATTGACTGAATGGCCACCATGTCCAGAATATACAATTGGTATAATTTTATTGGAAACTGAATTACAAATTACATACGTGTAAGCAATGCAATGGACTGCATACGTTTTATTCAACACGATCATGTACAATACACGAGTCTTCATGTAGAGTACCCCAGTCCTCATGTACAATACACCAGTCTTCATGTACAACACCAGTCTTCATGTTATGGCCTTGAACGCTCTCTTCTCCACATACTTCAGCTTGTACTTTCTCTTGAACCTGAAATGACATGGACAGAAAAACAGATGAAGTTCTGCATGAAGTCACTTCATGAATAATACAGAAAGTAAAAGGTAAACTGCTGAACGTATAGGGAATGAATGAATTATTAATTACTAAACCACATTAAGGTAAGGGATAGTAAAACCGCACAGGCGGGGGACAAAATTGAACAACAGTATGATTTATAGATTACGTTCATTATGTGCAACTGTTCAATCAATTCTTGAGGTTTTCccttgtttcagacatgtaacagTTCTATCTTTTAATGGACCTTTTTAGATGGCAAAACTTCCGTTTTCaccagagggtcacatggatgtggatgtgtgacgtgctttaacatcaacatccatgtgaccctctgatgaagacgaaaATTTCGCCATCGGAAAAGGTCAATTAAAAGATAAAATTAACACACGTCTGAAACAAAGGAACGCCTTAAGATTTGATGTATATATTCCtgtggtaacacttaacttgacgctggcatcatacgtatgacataacgggtcataacaatgtcataatgcagtcatgcatgcgtcatatacattatgtcaatgtcataagcaTTGTATGACTGTCATACTTaaagacaaagacaggcctaacaatgtcaacttttcatggccataaaacgtttatgacattggcatgatgtttatgactcgttcatgacactattatgacactgttgtcatacgtatgacaccggcgtcaagtaaagtgtaaccatttGTGTAATAGCCTTGCGGGCCAAAACTTGGCATTTGAATTCAAATGATTGACTTAAAAGGACTACATGTACTCAAGGGACTACCGGTATATGCCGTTACTCACATGTACCAGAGCTTGTTATGAATGTACTGTGTAACCATCTACCCCCcaaataaaagcaataaaaaaaatgatCACAAAAAAAGACTTGATGTATGTGATGATGGTAGATATCTTACTTGGCTCTTTCTCTGGGTTCGATCATGTTTCTCTTCTGGAAGCTCTTGAATCGGTCCATGACAACACTGCCCTCTGGCTGCAAGAAGATGTAACATCAACAGATGTGAGAAAACTTTTTGGACACCTCTTCCCTTCATGTAATAATCTTTTTTTCCCAATTGGTAATGACTAccttccaagctagcaattaacattgagtcataAGACTCATTTATTTAACTCAATGAGAtgtgtacaataagcttatttccaaaaatggcacctTATCACTTTAAcatagttaaaaaaaactggacAGACTGCCTCACCTTGAGTCGACGCAGCGAGCCGGCCAGTTCATCACTCAACTGCAGCTCGAGGTCAGGAGTCTTGAACCTGCAAACGCAAATATTAAACACAATTAATGAGCTGCACGTCTGTATGAATTCTGCTCCATACACTGTAAATGTTGCTGTTGTATTTAGCAATATAAACATACTTGAGCTGCCCCAGGCGATGGGGCGTGGTCTTCCTGGCCAGCTGCCGGGCCTTGCGGAGGCTCTGTCTGAGGCGGGTTCGCTGCTCGCGCGCCTTCAGCTCTGACTGGATGGAGCGCAGCTTGAAGAGCTGCTGCCGCTTGCTGGTCGCCTCTCGCTCAGCAGACTTCTGCTGCTCCTGGAGACGCACAGCGCAAACAGAAAACAAGTCAGAATACTCTcaccagaggggtatactaagaagctggttcaggagtaaaccggaTGAAGTTAACCCATTATAGCCTAagctctttttgggaaagggtgccctctacctattcaatcctaaatatctcagcctccgcaacacgtaaaaacacaaaacatgcatttaaaaagttgcatttaaaagctaggactcccattttgcattagaatgtgttcattcagctctaacatacctacATTTTTAATAagaaaacctcaaatctcaagagcctgaatgcagcgtatgcgtgtccaggctaaaatgggttaagaggtaaaccatctaatagaagagcatggagtcctcattttcttaagaaaatgaggaaaaGACATACACATAAGTGTagagattagagatgcaccggatcctgatttttagggtcctgccggataccggatccactgcttaagatcctgccggatccggaaccggataccggatcctacgaaagggttgaaacacatagcctactcacacatgtgggccctttttatcacgttggctcaaactattttgactgaaaagcctcggctaccagatcctggatcctggaaccctattatcctgccggatccggaaccggatcttggatccggtgcatctctaatagagATCAAGCAGCCTCCATTACCCGAGTATTCCCTCACCTTTAGTTTCTCagccttctcttttctcctttctctttcggTCTTCTTCTCATGGTGTGCACTTGGTACCACACCACCGTCGTCGTCGCCCGCATGTTCTTCCCCCTCCGCATCCTCTTCCTCGTCGTCGTCATCCAGGAGTCCCTGAACTTGTTCCTTAAACGTGGTCTCCTGCACATATGCAAAATGAGTCATTAAGCTTGATTCGCACAGGACAGATATTTGCCAATGGACCATTGGTCATTTGTAATTACCCTCGCACCTCTGTTCTTGTTTTGTGGCGCATTTGGACAGGATAAACAAAAGTCTACCATTTACAGACATTACGTCCTGTCAGTTAATAGCAAGCTGCTTCTACATACGctcttaataaaaaaaataataataatacccggtaataataataatattacctcAGTGGCGATGTCCAGTCGGTTGACAGCGAGCCGCTTCTCCACACGCTCTTCTGCCTTCAGCTTCTTCACCTCCACCTCATGAGCTTCTCCCAATAAcgcctgcaggacacacacacacacacacacacacacacacacacacacacacacacacacacactttcaaactaCAGCAGTCAACAGTATAAAATTGCATGTGTGATTGGGGGGAGGtgttttgtatgtgcatgtatgtgtatctatgtgtatgtgcttatgtttttaatgttttatgtCCTGCTAGGTACTGCAGATGTAAATTAGCTAGAGACAAACCTCTGCtacaatgcatgaaatgacaacatttatgttttcattgtacatggtccctaatatACTGAAATGGGATTGAATATTAACTGATGAGAGCCTAGGTCAAAGGCAAGGACGTTCAAAGGTATTCCGTTTTTGAAATCTAGGAGGTGAGTTGGGTTCCTGGTACAATAATTGGGGTGAACAAGTGACCTGTGGCGTTATGCATTACCTGATGAGAGAAGAAGTCTGGATTATAAGAACCGCCTGGTGCAATGATCTCAATTGCTGGCAGTTCAGATGGCTTTTCATTTAGTTTCTCTGGTCGCTGAAACACAACATACATTTAAAAAGATGATATAGTTGAAATGGCAAGAAGCAAAGAAGAATAATTTTTAAAATCCTTCCTTTTGGGACATTCCAGGTAATTTTGTTGCCCCGTCAGAAAATGAAATGCCGTAGTAACTCAACACAACATGGAATCCTTTACAGGATGTCACAGAAGTGACTATACCCCTCACGTTTCTGGAGATttgtaagcagggctctaaattagcaccagctaactggcaaaatgctggtgaaatttcagtgtgGCTGGTAGAAAGGACCAACGTACAAGCCACTTTGAGCCACTAGTGACCTGCATGAATGTGAGgcatgtactcacttttgtgacatACTATATATCTTTCATCACCTTCTTCAGTAACGCATTAAAACAGTTTTAAATGGACTTACCTTCACCAATTTCTTCTTGGTCTGTTCAAGATAAAAGGCATCTCCGGTCTGTGAGGCTGTAACACATGAATGTCAAAATTATAGGTACCAGAGATACAAGGTATGacagttctgccctacaaaggcaaagtgcagtaacgcatattcagggttcccactaaGTCAGATctgaaattccatgactttccagaccccacaaaaaaatacatgaccacttccgtaaaaggAAATGACGTTAGAAAAGCTTTGTTTAAATTATTTCCCCCCCTACAGCTGTTCTATATCTGTATGAaggcatacacacccacatacacacacagtgcagtaacgCATATATTTGTTGTCAatagagtttagactgaaaatggtccgcACAACACCTTTACCTCGTGCCAAAGACTTATGGTCCAAAATGTGTCCCCTTTTAGAGATTTTGCCATGTCAAATTAGCAGTAgccacaatatccaacctaaacaCCAAGGCTTTGATAGTTTCATAGCACAGGCCATTTGATACCATTGGAGCAAAAATTAAACCCACCTGCAAAGAATCCCTGCGGCAGTCTACCGCGAGAGCTTACAGAGCCCTTTAATTTCACCTGGGGGTGGCTATCCCTTTGACTTGTGTGCGATACTATACTAACTTACAATGACTGTTAGTATAGTGTACTGTATTTagttaagtgtgcgtgtgcgtatgcacgcGTTTTGTTGTGCATCATGTGCTGTATGCATTTGCATTGTTTTAATTGAAAATCAGGACTCCAAACCTTTTGTGTGATGTCATTTTCATATAAGAATTTGACAATTAAGGTTACATGTAAACTTCAGCTCTGTGTCAGTCATTGTGGAAAGAGTGATCACACGAAACAAGCAAGAAATCATTTATGCCAACTCTTCAGTCCTTACGTTGCTCTCCCCAAAGGTCATAGAAGGCCCTCTCGGGGTTGTTGTTGGCAAGAGGCTTCACGATACTTCCAGCTGCGAAAGCGTCCCTTCGGAGTTCCAGAAGCCTCTGTCGCCGCGGCAACACACCTTTGGCAGCCAGCTTCCGCTCATGCTCCTCTTTCCTCCGCAACTTCTTGGCATTGGGCTGTTGGTGGGAGAGGATACTGGGgcgaaaaaaagacaacaaagttAAATGAGGATTTGAAGCATAGATACGTTTCCCATTTGCAAACATTAGCACTGTAGAATTCAGGAAGtggaaagacaagacaagacactgacgaaggcaaggTTTTTTTTGCAATGATACCAAAATTTATCCAGATTGATTCATCATAATTACAAGCCCCCTCACCCTCAACAATTTCTGAATTACTGAATGATATGACCAATATATTGGTAACTCAATTGCTAACTCACTTTTTTGGAGAAGCAATAGTACCtataactagttactttttcaaagcacaaaaaacacaaatgaaaaaaaacccagcaacaacaacaaaaaacaaagaaaaaaaaacacttcttaCTCTTTTGGTGCAGGGATGTGGGAGTTTGATTGTAGTATGAGGTCAACTTTCAGGGGTcgcttctttttgtctttttgtccttCCTCTCCACCTATGGgccaaaataataatatataacaatACCATTAAGCAGCAAAACTTAGCAAAATCAATTCTCAATTCAATCAATAATTATAGCAAGAGTGGTGTTCAACAGCATGTCAACAGTTTCTCGattaatgcgttaatcgattaaaaaactaATGGCAATTAAATCCCCAACTCGGCTGGCGAGAGTCTAAGGTGAAATGCACATGACAAAATGTGTGTGAAGAGTCAGTGACCAGACAAGTGTGGTAGCAGTCTCAAGTGGACgcaaaataatgtttaaaatgaTAAGGAAACAGGACACAGTGGGAAGCTTCATCTTCATCTTTCTCCATAGGCAAGGCAAttctatttatatagcacatttcatacataaaagcaATTAAATATACTGTACAGCAAAGTAAGataaaacaatgcaaaacaaaacaacatgaatgatattttttttaaagcataaaagcataaaagcaaTAGAAGCACAAGGCATAGCAGCTAAAAACAGAATAAAAAGAGGcaaagataaaagcaagaaatgaggaaaaaaatgATAGATAAAAATATCAAAAACCTTTTGGATGACTAAAAAGCATGCCATAGCATGGCAGACTACACTCACCTGGGGAACTCTCGCTTTTCTTTGTCGTGCCAATGTCCAGAAAAAACAAGCAGTCATCCGGTTTGTCTGCGATCAAACCCCTGTAACAAAAAATACCCATGGATTAACTAATTAAATCGTCCTGTTGACAATACATAATTCACATGTTTAAAGAGTTCATCCACTTCCACCACCCTCAGACTTCCACACAATTCATTTGACATAAAAACTGACTGCAGCTCACAACATCGAAAACGAAGGTCCAAGACCAAAACGCAATGAAATCCCAGCGCACAAGTTTGGGCTTGGCTCACAGATTCTTTTGATGCTGTACAAAATTGCACAACCGAGTCAATCTGGCGGAGTTGGTTAACATCTACAATTCAAATCTGCCTTTTTTGGAGTAAATTAAAATTGAGCATTTCAATGTCACAAATGCAAAATGAGCCAGAGGAAAGAGCAGACTGATTGCTGGCTTAAACCTGTAGTAGCATAAAGACATCTGCAGTTAATGACCCTCTTGAGAACATGGTTCTCAAGGCAATCAACAGGAtgaactgtggatgcaagaggaggctgtctgaaagggatgtttgggtggcCGGCAGAGTATATTGACCATGTGGAGCTCCCGATGGActgttctggtggaaacaggagagttgaggtgcacatttaattttACCGTGTTTTGGGCAGCTGTGGTTTTGTATTTTTTGGATACAGTCTGGGTTAGCATACAAACATCccctgcattttttggctcagccctttccgagatatgagctattctaatggggcaagattttgtttacattgttttaattaacataggcctactccaaatattttcccaaaaggtatcgctgctTGCTAGTTGTCAGCTGATGTTAcataatcttttggatgtttttgtgaATAAATAAAAGGGTTATTTTGAAATGCAAACACCATCATCTGGGTGGGGAAACAGCTGTTTGGAGACACCGGCCAGGTTGTGCCCCTGAACGCCAAAAAGTCGTGTAGGCCTAGCTGCCTATGGCACCCAAGAAAACATAATTGGTCTAGCACGCCATAGCCGAATCTCTTGCACAGTGCTACTACCCCTACAACACGACTCCCAACATGATTTGGCACAACACCCTctcacgtgtgtacacacacacacacacacacacacacacacacacacacacacacacacacacacacacacacacacacacacacacacacacacacacagctgattacTGTAGCTCTTGTTTTGAACAGAATATCCGTTGATTTTGATTCGGATCCCAATTTAAGGCAGTGAAAAATGAACATGTTTCCTGGCAATTGGCCATTGCTACGCAGCTCACCCCGTGGCACGCTCCTGAAGTCGAACGTCATCCATAAACTCCTCGACATCCTGAATGTCGCTGTATTTGTTCcagttctttttcttatttttgttGACACGTTTCCTCCTACTGGCATTCTGATCTGAGGAGCCCGCAGAACCTTTGAGGGATACAAATCCAGGCTGACTCGCAGCCACGCGTTTATTTCTCGCTGCCGCAGCCATGTTGGATTCCTCCTAGTTGCGTGAAGCACGCTGCGAGAGCTTAAACGTCACCTTTCCGGGAAAATTTGCGTGAAGCGGAATCCAGCGAAAATAAGACACTCACAACAAAATTCAGTGCATGGAAATTTCAGTAGGGCAATATTTCGACTCTAGATACATTTATTCAACTTAAGCAGCGCACTTGCCGCATTTTTCTTGCATTGTTTAATTACTGCAATCCGACACCGTATACATTGATTAGTAAATCCTCTTCATCCACCCATCTttgttttgggcttttgttttggAAATAATAAAACCTTTCCCGCATCCGGTTTGAGCATTCCAATTCGGCTAGCTTCACGCTCTACAATGGGATTCCGCGCGTTTTCTGCTGAGCTACTTGATGTTGACGGACATTCTGCTGTTCTTTCATATCACACgttgataaataaaatgtaaatcttGGACAGTTGTACTATTGGAGACGTTTAATCATGTTGCTGCCATCTGATGTTGCGCGTCTCGTTCTTGGTAAGTCATACAACCCACTTGTTTGCTCGTAGCCTTTCTATGATCTCCACTAACGTCATGCAGAAGCTAGTTACATGTTAGCCGGTCtctggacagattatattcattATTTGTGACTTGGTAATGGTTACTAATCCGAGGGCAACAGTATCGGGTACATGGACACAGGTCTACACGCGTACAGTATGCTCTCACTCTGTTTTGGAATGACTTATCCATATAGAGCATCGTGCTGGAGAGTCACTATTCAGAATCAACTGTAAACAACTTAAGAAATTATGGCAATAAGACATAGGCTACGACGTCTTTTTCatcatctgtaaaatgtttgCATGCTGATACCGTCGGTGTTGATATTGCCGTCAGTCTTGTCTTAAAACACACACGACGACATTAATGTCACTTTGTTCCGTTTACGTTAACAGGATACTTGCAACAAGAAGGCCTGACTAACTCAAGTAGGACATTCATACTGGAGAGCCCCAGTTTGAAAGAGTATGCAGACCATTGCACCGAGGATGGCCTTATTCCAGCCTGCATGTTTGTAAGTAGACTATTGGAGACATTTAtttccagggcttgacattgacacTTTCCAACTGGTCACACGCTGGCTGTTTTCAGTGTCACTAATCCTTTTTCGCTGCCAGCTTATCATTCATTGACCTGATTCGAAACAGCAACTCTCTCATCTAAAGCCCACCTCCTtacccattaggccatggctgccgacagtagcctatatttggaACTAGGTATATTGTTGAACCAGATCGAGGTTTTGCTTTTTGTAATGGTACAAAAAAGTTTGGGTAGCTGTCAACCCAGCATCGAACATTGTGATATTTTGGCTGACTAAAACAAGAGTTCCATCCGAATGCTGCAGTAGGCAGTAGACAACACTGCTTGCTTACCAGTAGCTATCACTCGGCGCCCTGACCACCAGTTTCTATGTAGAAAGCCAGCCAATAGTAAGCACAATTCACATCTTCTAACAGCACCACTATTTACATACGTAACCTTTGACCCATATTGGTGGCTGGGGGGCCACCCCTGATGGCACTAATagtagtgatggcagtctggcacaagcgcgcgtgtttcgtgtttcaaaccatcaactgcgaaaaccattaaaccactgttccgaagtttgcttcagtacggaaaaaccacgtgatatattacgtatgaaacagtaaactggttcagttttgttcattgttttttatatctttttttttaatcctgttttttttctgaaaagacTTTTCTACCTTTCGTATGTTGCTCATGAATGGAATTGATGAGTAGGCTATTTGACAATAAAACATCACAACATTTTATCTCTAGGTTGAATGGCCAGTgacaggaaaaccactagccccAGTGAGCAAAGTGGTTAATGTCAAGCCGTGGTTATACACACAATTGGTGGCTGTACATaacaaatgtgtgcacacatcATTAAACCTTTCTCTACTACTTTTTCAGTCGCTTTTTGGGAAGAACCTGGTGACCGTATTGAATGAATATGTAGCTGCTAAAACAAAAGGTATGTCCACATTCCATTGATGATGACGAGTGTAAATTAACGCTTCCAGAAATGCtttaaaaaacaaagcaaacagaAGAGATTTTCTGAACAGATTTTAATGAATATACGTACGTGCGGTTTTGAATATGCAAGTATGGTTAACAAATTAAAATGTGAACACACTGATAACACCCTGATGAAGTGCACAGTTGGAATATAATACGTTTTCTTTTGATGGTTTGCTTGTAGAGATGAGTCAGGAGAGCCAGGTTCCTGCCATGTTGACCTCCTTATGGAAGAAGCTGGATATCACTCTAAACCAGATCAAGTAAGACCCTCATTTGGCACTCATGGTCCTTATTTCCAGAACCACACTGGAAATAAGCTGTAAGCTTTATTGTGTTATCCTGACACTCTGTTTTTTATCTTCAATATGGGGTGTGGTATTGAAGATACTTATGTATTTAATTTTATATTAGAACTgagaatgtcaaataaaatcaatcaagCTATCATTTGTAGCTTATCCTGCCTTTCCCTCCATTAATATTGTAGTCATAtgcatgttttgtttatttgattCCATTTTTCGCCCCAGGTGTGTGCAGAATTCGCCAATTGTCCACACCAGCCAGAGAAGTAAGTGAAGTTCCTTTctatttgtcttttttatttgtaAGTCGCTTGATAAGTaagtcatttcactacaataccatgtatgtgacaaataaaattacttgaacttgaacttgagggGCATGTGGCTCCAAATGTCACACTGTGGAACAGTCATATGAGAAGTTTGAGCACCCCTTCGCTTGGCCTTTTGAAGCAACAGCTTCATTTCATCAATTATAGTTTGTACGCCAATATTGCAAAATTGAAATCCAAAGGATGGCAAATAGACATCTATTTACAAGTGACTACaagttactaaccaaattatagACTTATGTTGGCTGTTAACCACAAACATTCATTCttttcagtctgtaaaatgtcatctcaattattttaaaatatcgATATCGGTAATCGGCCATAACAGTAATgttaatcggatatcggtatcggacaACATTTTCACATTGGTAGAtctctatacatgggtttactgttagtaaacaatccctggttgcgcgaccctggctgcacagtgttcaacctctgattgttggaaactgctgtcggtcagaACTTTTAACTCGCATGGTTGGTTGCTTagctcttgcccctcctcacaacacaaatgtttttaAACAAAAAACCTACATcttgtgaatttttttttttctttttgcttttcgtTAGTGCGTACAAAGAGTGCCATTATGAGGCAAAGGGCTCTGCAGAACTCCCTGGGATCCGCCAGCCCAGTCAGCGTTGTCGTTGGCGACTGTGCCTCTACGCCGCCCAGCCTGTACGTGTCAAGTCCCGTGGGCACCCCCCAGGTGGCGCCAGTGCgcacgccctcctcctcctcctcctccatcatctcc encodes:
- the nop53 gene encoding ribosome biogenesis protein NOP53; translated protein: MAAAARNKRVAASQPGFVSLKGSAGSSDQNASRRKRVNKNKKKNWNKYSDIQDVEEFMDDVRLQERATGGLIADKPDDCLFFLDIGTTKKSESSPGGEEGQKDKKKRPLKVDLILQSNSHIPAPKDILSHQQPNAKKLRRKEEHERKLAAKGVLPRRQRLLELRRDAFAAGSIVKPLANNNPERAFYDLWGEQPSQTGDAFYLEQTKKKLVKRPEKLNEKPSELPAIEIIAPGGSYNPDFFSHQALLGEAHEVEVKKLKAEERVEKRLAVNRLDIATEETTFKEQVQGLLDDDDEEEDAEGEEHAGDDDGGVVPSAHHEKKTERERRKEKAEKLKEQQKSAEREATSKRQQLFKLRSIQSELKAREQRTRLRQSLRKARQLARKTTPHRLGQLKFKTPDLELQLSDELAGSLRRLKPEGSVVMDRFKSFQKRNMIEPRERAKFKRKYKLKYVEKRAFKAIT